tcggctcaaccttaggaataattcccatctccctataattaaataacattatcctaagctcctcacccgcaaaaagacttcgcagttccccttcacccgTATTCACGgcagccggcaaagacaacagttcctgccggccagtcccactcacacgaagccgagccccctccgtcCCACTAACTCtatgcttcgcaaccgcccttcgtcatcgtcgcccggtgctaggacctggcacatctcctgcgtccgcgacgtgcggcgaagcctccgccgcagccacatccaaggccgcaaagtagtccaagtcctccgacgactcctcagtccactcaaccgagctcccagagtcggcACAAtccaaaaactcagatgcagacccaccacattcattaccatcttccgcggtcgaagccaccaaaattttagtagtagcggttgtgtgcgcaggcccaaaatcttgaacctgcgcagcaaccaaaattcagtaacatGTACAAAtttccccaaccctctacacccactacgccacctgcgacggccctgacgctgcgggagcctccgccgttggctccgccgttgcttcCGCTGTTATCTCCGCCGCCACCGCTGCGGGATCTACGGCGCTCGGCGCAGCCGCCGCGGAGGCATCAGGTGTGACTTCGGCGACCTCTGGGGgtaggccttcgccggccgcagcggctacGGAGGCACCCGGCGCGTctcccgcagtctccggggtcggccCCAGGACGGGCCCaggcacggcctccgccggggctGGCTCCGGGTCAGATAGcatgctgttcagcgccccgaagtcgtcgaccctctcgccacgcgccgcctaagacaaaacacaccaaACTCATCAAACACACACATAGCCTGcatccaacaaacaccaaacattcGAAAACGTTACCTGAACCCTCGCCGTTTCAGCCCGCtctctgaccacctcgcgaccgtgttcGCCCCATAGCCGGTCGAAGatagctccggcggattccttcactacggggtcctcaaccttaaagatatctcgctcaaaatcttcttcgacttggtcgaagacctcgaagtgccggcacccttcccgggagagcgcattcatcgccccctcgcaggtgaccaaggaggcatacgccataaacccctccacgacagtggggagagcctgcaactcctcctgcacccactccaggcagcgaagtccggactCCCGGTCCGGGACTTCGAAATCACCGGTCCCCGCGCCCAGCCCACGGTATGTATCCACAAGCAGCTGGCGCGTCCGCTCCGCCTCCACGCGCGAcatggcctcggccctctccacgcggctctccagggcggtgagccgctcctgcagctgctcggcgcgctccctggcaagattgccctccgctcgtgccaggttagcctccgcctgcgcagcctgcgccttaacaagagcctcgttggtctccctcctctcccccgccagctggcgccggaggtcagccttctctccctccagcgtggccaccttgtccgccagcttgcgacacttgctgtcggcggccgacttctcacggacggcgtcagcatgttgtgtccgaagtctctcgacttcggcagccacagctgccgtgagagcccccgacgcagtgcggctggcgaagtcagccacctgcagagcaatcgtaagaccgcggccccagcaaGCCAAAAAAAGAAGGGGGgaacgaagtccagctcagcggacctgacttagcgcctctgtcacctccttcagccggcgggtcgcagcgcccgcctcatccatgacaaccgcgagggccggcacctcgcctccggcgctaagagccccgcccttcgccttcggcgctgCGGCAGCAACCgctgtcgccgcggcaggcgcaaccataacaagttggccttcgtccgaccctgcaacgtatcaacgaAAAAACAACAATACATTAAAAAAAAacccagcgacttaccaccaagatagtcgtccacgctaatgttggtggcgaagtcggcgacgcgtttgcctgacaacggcaacgcttgggccgccttcgcgacctccgccactccgccgaCCGGTGGCACCACCTTTGCCGATTTGGAGCCCCCGGCgcctgccgttgcctccggcaccttgctagatgcaggggcgcccgacttcgtcggcagcggcggcttgcctccgtcgggggccgcagccttcgcacccgaccgctgcctcttcggcctggcttcaacaagccggatggccgcctgccgcttttgtgcagctccctggcgatccttgtccatcactgccgacacaacagcagcaatattccgcccgtaaggaaaaactctccatttacgaaccatgcgagatgtaaaagagTCTTCGTCGGTCGcgggggggataggaacattcctaggccagcagcccccggtaaccttcagcatccgagccgaagactcccggagctcgggcgaagacatcctttcccccggggccgcgcatgtcctcatcaactctctagcaaacccatcggaaaccccaagtcctcccatggcagtacctagtttcctcttcttagaggatggggcggccgccgacgcagggtcgtctttagtctccaccaccggtttcttcccccgacggtccgcgtcgtcttgaccaggatagccgtcatatggcagttggttcaattcgaataccctattcagacggtcatttgacccgcggatctcccagctgcgctggccctcggtcctcggcacataacgcccaacAATCCGCGCCGCCTCATCCTCAGCTtcacgcacgaaggcggccggatcacggtttcgcagatttagcgtgaaggcgggactccgcaccatctctccaccacgaaaaggcatctggcgagggcatacttcgcccaacgcccaaccatgcgccaagggccataccccgtacgccacaaactcttcaaccaagtcgcgcccactactctggccggcggcacaccgaagggccccttcgtccacgtcatcctccgccacttcaaagggcgggtacgccgagtaaaaataagagcacatctcggacacgggaagtccctcgtggccttcgacggtaccctcagcaacgtaaaaccaaaattcattccagttgccccacttgttgcgggcgcaagggaccaactcgactactggcatcgtggtcttgccggtcttcggcgtgaatgtgcaggacccaaactgagcaacttcgtccctaatcatcctcttctgccagtgtaaacaataatgcttcgcaaaaacttcgaccgatggctgttcgccgtacgaagtcgtcgcccagacatacttcgatagggccaccacggcattcggcgtcagctgatgtatttgcacgttgaacctgcgcaggacttcgccaacaaaccgatgtgcaggcaagcggagaccggcggcgaaaaacgcctcgaagacaaccaactcgccctccggctcggggactttctccgtccccggggcacgggcaactccgccgccgaagtagcccaaccgctgcatatcctccacgcgggccgatgacattcgcgacacgccgaaatcaacagaatcgccggcgcgcaactcctccggcatcaaactgctcagcgtttcctccgacgaggcggcagccggcggcgaggaaccggtcggcggcgtagcggcagcggaagaagaggaagacgacatcgctacgtaccgtcggcggcggcgggcagtctgcttcactcgcgccagatctccggcgaacaagagcacggcgggcagacgagcagcaagacggcaggcggctagggttttcgcggagcgcggaaagtaaagttcaaaaagcgccggccccgcccccttttataggcagggtgcggctcttcgggaaacccgtaatccaacagagcgcggcgcttcgggaaacccgcaatccaacagtacgcggtcaatcaacggtcacatcaaaaacccccgcggaaccacttcgagcgagggcagcgtctccgccatctagcgacgtcttcggcaccaggtgactttgtcgaactggtccctcggagggcaaatgttggggcgaaggcgtagCCGCCACCCTCCGCTCGAAGTCCTCGCCGGTGCCGCCGGTCCGATGAAGACAAAACGGGCACGGATACCCTTCGCTCGGTACGACgccagacgaaggcctacgacgaggtcctcccaccgtgcggcctcgtccagttcggaggcccacgtacgatccggcccattgtaacgggccctgcgcggTCGCTGTGTGCTACGGGCCTCATTTGTAAAGGCgttcctgtaattacggtctgtaaccctgctttatgggaatattctggggataacctgggtagctgagggcacatgcgtccttaacaaaggcgctgggcgctcaggtacctataaatacccccgcacagtgcccgtgagaggctagattaacagagctattgcctcctagcacggaaccctgttgtcatcactgttcacccttgttggcctccttgcgcttGAAAGCAAGTTCCAACAGGTATGATTGAGGTCGTTTGAAAACTAAGGATAGCAATGAGGTCTGTGCCAAAACTAAGGATACATATGTAAAAAACCCTAGATTTAAACTAACTTAATATTATCCAATCCATATAGATTAACCGTGAAACGGAAAAATCCTTATTTATATGAAAAAGACGCTAATTTAAATTAGAGCACGGAACTTGGTTTTATTGAACGGATGCATGCGTGCAATGCAAACTTTTATCATATATCCATACTCTAAAATGCCCTTAATAAAAAAGAAAGCAACTGATAGTAGCATACAGTTAAAGAAGAAATCGCGAGATAAATAAAATCAAATTGAGGAAGGCTCTTCTTTTTTGCTATATGCAAGAGCAAGGAAAGCTCCTTAAAGAAGTTCGACTTGCAAGCCAAAAGGTTCCAGCAGATTTGATTGAAGATCCCGTTATTCCTAGAGgtccaaatttgtccaactcaccGATATAATTTTATAAGtaaaatgcatcaacggtttttGAACTTGGCACGTTATGCCAGTTGTGGCACGTTATGCCAGTTGGGTTACAAAACTTAGAAAACCATGAAAACAAGACCTTGAACTTTGCTGACCAGTGTAAAATTGTTCAAAACTAGATTTATTTAAACCAGATGCCAACATGGCATGCCACACTGGAGCACACTAATAAAAAAATTTAGAGATTCAAGTGACACAACATGCCAAGTTCGAGGACCTAAGTAAAACAACATGTCAAATTCAGCGACTGCGCGTACCAGGTGGCGAACGACAGTTGTGGGGAGGCTCCAACATGGCAACATGGTATGCCAAGTTGTCTATTCAGTCTGAGCAAATCCGATTCTGAACGATTTTGGCTCCAACAtggcatgccaagttgcctatCCAGTCTGAGCAAATCTGATTCTGAACGATTTTGCACGGGTCCATAAATCTAAGGATCTGTTTTCCTGATTTTTAAGTTTAATGACCCAAGTGATACATCATGCCAAGCGTGTCAAGTTGAAAGACTATTGATGCATTTTACTCTAATTGTATTCATGAGAAAGAGAGAGGGGGCAGGTGAATCTTGAAGTTATTTATGGCTTAAAAATACTAATGTTGATTGGCCATAACAAATTTAAAACTAGTCAGCATCCTTTTAGCAAAGGGGTAGTGCAGGAGTAGGTGTTGAAGGATATCGTCAGTGTTTATTCGGGAGCATAAAGCGCATAATCTTCCAAATGCACACGTCTCCTCAAGATGTTTATGGTGCTAAGTCTGTGTCTGGGAAGAAGCTAGAAAAAAAGACCTTGTGTTGTGATTAGCATAAGTTATTCCAAAACTATTTAAAGGAAACATTTACTTGACCATGTCCAACCAGGGACTTGTAAACTTTAGCAAAGGAGAAAGAATTAGGGTCTATTTGGTTCGCTACCTAAATCGTCATACTTTGTCTAATTtttctgtctaaggttagtttttcaattcgaacgactaaactTAAGTAATGTGTGACGCAGTTAGCCACGAACTAAACAATCTCTTAGAGTTCTAGGTGTAAATCCAAATGCCTGGACATTCATCTGAACATAGATTTTCACATCTCAAGGAGAGAAATTGAAACTGAGCAAAAAAAGCCGGTTTAGAGATAGACAAGTAGGGTTGGTACAATATAAAATTTAGTGTTGATTTAGTGACTAGGAATCATAGAGGATTGGAGatgattgagggggaaattagtcCATTTTCCTCTCAATTCTATCTAATCTCCCGCGATCTCATTGTCACTAAATCAACCTTTAAGATCAAATGCTCTATTTGTAtttattttaaactaaaattaattaagagaTCAAACGACTCGTGAATAAACATTTATATAGCCATTACCAATCTATAGGCAAGTGGAAGAGTTGCAACAAATTTCCAGAGACAGTGTACATTGTTCCCTAATTTCAACGATTCTACAATTTAAGCCTTTTTTTAATGATGACTCCTATTAGAATCACGAGCCTAGACTTGTCGTCATCTCTTTTGATGTGTGTTCGTACGTTGCTCATCGATTCTGAAGTTTTGTCGCCTGCTTCGTCTTATCCGCTGCCTTCCTTTGCCTCGTCTTCCTCTTTGGACTTTGCTGCCTCGGCCGCCGCCTCTACCTTCTTCTTTGCCTCTGCTTCCACCTTCGCCTTGGCCGCCTCCTCCTTGGCCTGCTTCAGAGCCTTCACAAGACTCTCCAAGCACGCGTTGGCGTCCCTCTTCTTCTTCTTGGACATGGACATCAGGTTCTCTGCCACATCTGCCGGCGACATGTCGGTCTCCTCGAGCAGCTGCCCTATCTGGTCGAATAGCTCGTGCTCCTCGACGTCCAGGTAGTTCTTGGCGAGCACCTTGAAGGCCGGGAAGCGGCAGTAGGACATCTCGATGTGCCTGTCCATCCTGCCTCGCCGTATCAGCGCCGGTTCCAGCTTGTCCTTATGGTTGGTGGTGAAGATGATGATGCGCTCGCCGCCGCATGCCGACCACAGGCCGTCGATGAAGTTGAGCATCCCTGAAAGCGTAATCTTGCTGCCTTCGTCCTTTTCAGGCTCCATCGGCAGCTTGGGCTTGTCGTCGGCCTCGCGTTCGGATTTTTTGTCCGCCTGCTTCTTGTCCTTGCGCTTGCCGGTGAGGTCGACGGAGCAGTCGATGTCCTCGACGACGATGATGGATTTCCCGGTGGTCTCGATGAATAGCTTCCGCAGGTCGGTGTTGTTGTTGACCGCCGTGAGTTCGAGGTCGTAGACGTCGTAGTCGAGCAAGTTAGCCATGGCCGCGATCATGGTGGACTTGCCGGTGCCCGGGGGACCATAGAGCAGGTACCCTCGCTTCCACGCCTTGCCGACCTTGGTGTAGTAGTCCTTGGCCTCCCGGAACGCCTCCAGGTCGTCGACGACAGCCTCCTTGTCGTCGGGATCCATGGCGAGCGTGTCGAACGTAGACGGGTGCTCGAACGGGACGTGGCTCCAGACGTCGCCCCTCCCACGGCCGCCGCCGCTGGGGTTGTTGGTGAAGAGGCGGCGCTGGCGGTTGCGGACGGTGACGGCGCGTCCTTCCTTGAGGACGTGGGGCAGGTACTTGCCGACGACGAGGTCGCGGTGGCGCCTGTGGAAGACGACCCGGTAGGTGCGCGGGTCGTCTTGGTTGGCGTACAAGCTGATGACGTTAGAC
This portion of the Zea mays cultivar B73 chromosome 2, Zm-B73-REFERENCE-NAM-5.0, whole genome shotgun sequence genome encodes:
- the LOC100281734 gene encoding ATPase 3, with the protein product MAVVDRWAGLGSALASFLFLWSMVQRHVPVTISHRVATWANKLVSYFNPYVEITISEYGAERFRRSDFFLAAEAYLSDACAPRARKLKAELGRDSSNLQVSVGDNDEVTDAFQGATVWWYVVKKVPRSNVISLYANQDDPRTYRVVFHRRHRDLVVGKYLPHVLKEGRAVTVRNRQRRLFTNNPSGGGRGRGDVWSHVPFEHPSTFDTLAMDPDDKEAVVDDLEAFREAKDYYTKVGKAWKRGYLLYGPPGTGKSTMIAAMANLLDYDVYDLELTAVNNNTDLRKLFIETTGKSIIVVEDIDCSVDLTGKRKDKKQADKKSEREADDKPKLPMEPEKDEGSKITLSGMLNFIDGLWSACGGERIIIFTTNHKDKLEPALIRRGRMDRHIEMSYCRFPAFKVLAKNYLDVEEHELFDQIGQLLEETDMSPADVAENLMSMSKKKKRDANACLESLVKALKQAKEEAAKAKVEAEAKKKVEAAAEAAKSKEEDEAKEGSG